In the genome of Bosea sp. BIWAKO-01, the window CGAGGTGAGGGGGCCGGTCGCGATGATGACATTGTCCCAGTCGGCCGGTGGCAGGCCGGCGATCTCGCCACGTTCGATGGTAACGAGCGGGTGGGCTTCCAATGCGGTGGTGACCGCCTGCGAGAAGCCGTCACGGTCGACCGCGAGTGCTCCTCCGGCCGGAACCTGATGGGCATCGCCCTTGGCCATGATCAGCGAGTTGAGCCGGCGCATCTCCCAATGCAGTTGGCCGACGGCGTTGGACGAGGAATCGTCCGAGCGGAAGGAGTTGGAGCAGACGAGCTCCGCCAACCCCTGGGTCTTGTGCGCGTCGGTGCCGCGAACGGGGCGCATCTCGTGCAGGACGACCGGGACTCCGGCTTCCGCGATCTGCCAGGTGGCTTCAGAACCGGCGAGGCCGCCGCCGATGACATGGACTGGTTTCGTGCTCATGCCTGCGATGTGTCCGCAGGCGGGCCGAAGGTCAAGAGAGAGGCGTCATCGAAGCAGCCCTGAAACGCAAAATGCCCGCCTGGGAGGAGGCGGGCATTCGCTCTTCGACCGGACCGCGGGGAGGACGCAGGCCCAGGAGAAACTATGATCTCGGTAGGCGCGGACAGTAATCAGGCAGCGTGCGAACGGGCGACGTACTGGATTTCCGAACGGGACAGGCCGAGATCGTCCAGCTCACGGTCGGTCAGACGCGAGAGCTCACGGACGGTTTCGCGATAGCGAAGATAGGCGCGGATTTTAGCAGCAATCATGGTGACGAACATTGGTTTGGCTCCTGGGTGCCGGGTCATTTCTGGCCCGACAACGATGAATTCGTTGTGCACTGCATATAAGGGAGGCTGACTGCTAATTGGAGGGGCAGGATATCAGTTCTGTTATGCGATTTGTGCATGGCGATTTAACCAGCCCTTTACATTTTTGCCACGCCCCGCGTCTGTTGCGTAGGAAACCATTAACCAAGCAAGGGTGGTTGCCTAAATTATGGGCCGTTTTCGTTCGTCATAAAGGAGACGATTCCGATGTGGCGCGAAATTAGGCGGTATGCAGTGCTCCGCCATGCGCGCCTGACTCGAATCGGAGAAACTCGGCACGGGCCGGTTTTCCGCGGTCGTCACGCTCTCGCGTCAAGGTTTATGTTGCGCCGCAATGTCGCGCTTGCATCGCCTCGTTGGGGGGCGCTGTGGCAAGCTGTAGCTGACGCTGGAGAAACTACCGGTGCCGCCACAAGCGATGATGTCCTTCGGCTACTGCGAACGCGCCAGCCAGGCCTTCTGGGCAGAGCCGATGAACGCACTCAGCAATGGCGCCTTCGTCCTGGCCGCGATCGCGAGCTTCGTACTCTATCGGCGCTCGGGTCGGCGCGATTGGCCAGCTGCCGCGCTGATTGCTCTTGTCGTCATGATCGGTAT includes:
- a CDS encoding DUF1127 domain-containing protein, translating into MFVTMIAAKIRAYLRYRETVRELSRLTDRELDDLGLSRSEIQYVARSHAA